A genomic segment from Pseudodesulfovibrio sp. S3 encodes:
- a CDS encoding molybdopterin molybdotransferase MoeA has protein sequence MHTPISRQRAVQELLRIARPLKSEAISPMDGVGLVAAHDVKALCNVPEHACSVRDGYALRAEDVKLAGTMKPVRLAVGECIRAESTAPGRVGKGQTARVLTGGPIPPGADAVLAEEDVETENGDILVRTPVRSGWFVRAVGGEIRKETIITETGRIISPQAAAVMTRTRVSSVLAHPRPQARILALGSELAAPGCEEHGMARFPADNLILLRGLFEQSGAMVIKTGVMPDDENRLVKTLSATDLPDLVVTTGGTGNSERDFTRMAAQESGFTPIFSRIDIRPGRNMVAAVRGNTLLFCLPGPPAAVHACYHAVILPVVRRLRGLPDREQPLKARFTKGINVHPGSEWMVQCELNIQGSAITATPFAGKEVPPMFGLGRAHGLAVLQSGDSILRGEETEILTTLF, from the coding sequence TGCACACCCCCATTTCCCGCCAACGGGCAGTTCAGGAACTCCTGAGAATCGCCCGCCCCCTCAAGAGTGAAGCCATTTCCCCCATGGACGGGGTAGGACTGGTCGCCGCCCATGACGTCAAGGCCCTGTGCAACGTCCCCGAACACGCCTGTTCTGTGCGTGACGGCTATGCACTGCGGGCTGAAGACGTGAAACTGGCCGGGACCATGAAGCCCGTCCGGCTGGCCGTCGGCGAGTGTATCCGGGCTGAATCCACGGCCCCGGGCAGAGTTGGAAAGGGGCAGACCGCGCGCGTGCTCACGGGCGGCCCCATACCCCCCGGAGCGGATGCGGTGCTGGCCGAAGAGGATGTGGAGACCGAAAACGGGGACATCCTGGTCAGAACCCCGGTACGCAGCGGCTGGTTCGTGCGGGCCGTGGGCGGAGAAATCCGGAAAGAGACCATTATCACCGAAACAGGAAGGATCATCTCGCCCCAGGCCGCAGCCGTCATGACCCGCACTCGGGTCAGTTCGGTGCTGGCTCACCCCAGGCCTCAAGCGCGCATTCTCGCCCTGGGCAGCGAACTGGCCGCGCCAGGATGCGAGGAACACGGCATGGCCCGGTTCCCGGCAGACAACCTGATTCTGCTCCGAGGGCTGTTCGAACAAAGCGGTGCCATGGTGATTAAAACCGGCGTCATGCCCGACGACGAGAACCGACTTGTCAAGACACTGTCAGCCACGGATTTGCCGGATCTGGTCGTGACCACGGGCGGCACAGGAAACAGCGAACGGGACTTCACCCGCATGGCCGCCCAGGAAAGCGGCTTCACCCCGATCTTCAGCCGCATCGACATCCGCCCCGGCCGGAACATGGTCGCAGCCGTGCGCGGCAACACCCTGCTCTTCTGCCTGCCCGGACCGCCCGCAGCGGTGCACGCCTGCTACCACGCAGTCATCCTGCCCGTGGTGCGCCGCCTGAGAGGCCTGCCCGACCGGGAACAGCCCCTCAAGGCCCGCTTCACCAAGGGCATCAACGTCCATCCCGGTTCGGAATGGATGGTCCAGTGCGAACTGAATATCCAGGGGTCCGCCATCACCGCCACCCCCTTTGCCGGAAAAGAAGTGCCTCCCATGTTCGGGCTGGGCCGCGCCCACGGCCTGGCCGTCCTGCAAAGCGGCGACTCCATCCTGCGCGGCGAAGAAACAGAGATTCTGACCACCCTGTTCTAA